In a single window of the Nodularia spumigena CCY9414 genome:
- a CDS encoding DUF1868 domain-containing protein, with amino-acid sequence MDDNYQTYLNRVARMTLPEAYRSQIQHIQESAKFRLHSGSRQAAPFPGYSLITPPAQAEAKNSTFYTKLQSYQQELLQLPVDSDLIVPVPPVSFHLTLADLIWDSAYLHACEKDPEFDQQLRSCCAEILQQYQESMTNGTNPIQWQMLGLIVMPRSVGVCLVPQDERSYEQIIQFRRTIYQNPQLMALGIEQHYDFTAHVTLGYFGKVSPGLDRTNFSTMLSELNQQWLLNSPEFLIHRVELRKFDDMTHYYREPDWPSLNF; translated from the coding sequence TTGGACGACAACTATCAAACTTACCTAAATCGGGTAGCAAGAATGACGCTACCAGAAGCTTACAGATCCCAAATTCAACATATTCAGGAATCTGCTAAGTTTCGTTTACATTCTGGCTCCAGACAAGCAGCACCTTTTCCTGGGTATTCACTCATTACCCCACCGGCCCAAGCAGAAGCAAAAAACTCTACTTTCTATACCAAATTACAATCTTACCAGCAGGAACTTTTACAATTGCCTGTGGATAGTGATTTGATTGTCCCTGTACCCCCAGTTAGCTTTCATTTGACTTTAGCTGACTTAATTTGGGACAGTGCTTATCTTCATGCCTGTGAAAAAGACCCTGAATTTGACCAACAGTTACGTTCTTGTTGTGCTGAAATATTGCAGCAGTATCAAGAATCCATGACAAACGGAACTAATCCGATTCAATGGCAAATGTTAGGATTGATAGTCATGCCCAGATCTGTAGGTGTTTGTTTAGTCCCCCAGGATGAACGCTCCTATGAGCAGATTATTCAATTTCGCCGCACAATCTATCAAAATCCACAGTTAATGGCTTTGGGTATTGAACAGCATTATGACTTTACAGCCCACGTTACATTAGGCTATTTTGGGAAGGTTTCACCAGGTTTAGACCGTACAAATTTCAGCACTATGCTTTCTGAGTTAAATCAGCAATGGCTTTTGAATTCTCCAGAATTTTTAATCCACCGTGTGGAACTACGGAAATTTGACGATATGACGCACTATTACCGTGAACCAGACTGGCCGAGTTTAAATTTTTAG
- a CDS encoding PIN domain-containing protein: MIRILLDADLILEALMNRHEFTQDIRELLDRVHPLIEMYITDVGWQKIYAYARCLKNSKIAEIVVYWLKAKIEVCQIDQHILQKARSLPLRDFESAVEFSCARYWQLDAIVTHKQEDFAVPTNKLWVWSIADLCLRANLENQLHATISS; encoded by the coding sequence GTGATCAGAATTTTATTAGATGCTGATTTAATATTAGAAGCTTTGATGAATCGCCACGAATTTACACAAGATATTAGAGAATTACTAGACAGAGTACATCCATTGATTGAAATGTACATCACAGATGTTGGCTGGCAAAAAATTTACGCCTATGCCAGATGCTTAAAAAATAGTAAAATTGCTGAAATAGTAGTATATTGGTTAAAAGCGAAAATTGAAGTTTGCCAGATTGACCAGCACATTCTTCAAAAAGCACGCTCATTACCTCTGAGGGATTTTGAATCTGCTGTAGAGTTTTCCTGTGCCAGGTATTGGCAATTAGATGCAATTGTCACCCATAAACAAGAAGATTTTGCTGTCCCTACAAATAAGTTGTGGGTTTGGTCGATAGCAGACTTATGCTTACGTGCAAATCTAGAAAATCAGCTACACGCAACTATATCTAGTTAA
- the rpsU gene encoding 30S ribosomal protein S21, whose protein sequence is MTQIIVGENEAIESALRRFKREVSKAGIFPDMRKHRHFETPLEKRKRKEIAKHRQSKRRFRN, encoded by the coding sequence ATGACCCAAATCATAGTGGGTGAAAATGAAGCTATCGAGTCAGCCTTACGTCGCTTTAAGCGAGAAGTTTCCAAAGCAGGGATTTTTCCAGATATGAGGAAGCATCGTCACTTTGAAACGCCTCTGGAAAAACGAAAACGCAAAGAAATTGCCAAGCACAGGCAAAGTAAGAGACGTTTCCGCAATTAA
- a CDS encoding helix-turn-helix domain-containing protein has protein sequence MFNLTYEFQLKPTQKQSNTFEQWLEINRRVYNYALRERKDWYKSRSCQVNACSVRSEYIIGSDTPRPTYASQCKSLTEAKRTNPDLKSVQSQVLQQTLKRLETAFTSMWEQNHGFPRFKKFGKMRSFVFWQLIGMWRPLK, from the coding sequence GTGTTTAACCTAACCTACGAATTTCAACTCAAACCGACTCAAAAACAATCGAATACTTTTGAGCAATGGCTTGAAATTAATCGTCGAGTCTATAACTATGCTTTGCGTGAACGTAAAGATTGGTATAAGTCTCGCAGTTGTCAGGTTAATGCTTGTTCGGTCCGCTCTGAATACATCATTGGGTCCGATACTCCCCGTCCCACCTACGCTAGTCAATGCAAATCATTAACCGAAGCCAAAAGGACTAATCCTGATCTCAAATCAGTACAATCTCAGGTCTTGCAACAAACGTTAAAACGACTTGAAACCGCATTCACAAGTATGTGGGAACAAAATCATGGATTTCCTAGATTTAAAAAATTTGGAAAGATGCGTAGTTTTGTCTTCTGGCAACTGATAGGGATGTGGCGGCCGCTCAAGTAG
- a CDS encoding trans-splicing intein-formed DNA polymerase III subunit alpha C-terminal partner DnaE-C, producing MVKITARKFVGRENVYDIGVERYHNFAIKNGLIASNCFNKSHSTAYGYVTYQTAYLKANYPLEYMAALLTANSGDTDKVQKYINNCVNMGITIDPPDINRSGLDFTPAAGKILFGFTAVRNVGQNAIASILSARNELGQFQSLADFCDRVDLRAVNRRTVESLIYCGAFDKIETNRQQLINDLELVYDWAQSRDKDRASGQGNIFDLLGTNVTNNQTASNAFEAVPKAQPVQDFPPQEKLRKEKELLGFYVSDHPLKSLRQAASLLSPINLSQIKEQKEDTKVCAVIMLNNVKKVMTNKGAQMAILQIEDLTAQSEAVVFSKTYERISEQLIVDVRLILWGKVARRDDQNQLIVEDVEKVEEVKMVMVELNPQEAGDIEHLHHLKTILQEQSGDKEQARTPVIGIIQSENSRQLVRLGWQFCVQYSGRTVQALQNARFTAHTKSLIDN from the coding sequence ATGGTCAAAATCACTGCTCGTAAATTTGTAGGTCGAGAAAATGTCTATGATATTGGGGTTGAGCGTTACCATAATTTTGCCATTAAAAATGGTTTGATCGCCTCCAATTGTTTCAATAAATCCCATTCAACTGCCTATGGATATGTCACTTATCAAACCGCATATTTAAAAGCTAATTATCCCTTAGAGTATATGGCGGCGCTGTTGACGGCGAACAGTGGCGATACAGATAAAGTGCAGAAATATATTAATAACTGCGTGAATATGGGTATTACAATAGACCCGCCAGACATTAATCGTTCTGGGCTAGATTTTACACCAGCCGCCGGCAAGATTTTATTTGGATTTACAGCAGTGCGGAACGTGGGACAAAATGCGATCGCCTCGATTTTGTCAGCCAGAAATGAGCTAGGCCAATTTCAATCACTGGCTGATTTTTGCGATCGCGTGGATCTGCGTGCTGTTAACCGCCGGACTGTAGAATCACTGATTTACTGTGGAGCTTTTGACAAAATTGAAACAAACCGTCAACAGTTAATTAATGATTTAGAACTGGTCTATGATTGGGCGCAATCCCGCGACAAAGATCGGGCTAGCGGTCAGGGAAATATCTTTGATTTATTAGGTACTAATGTTACTAATAATCAAACAGCGAGTAATGCTTTTGAAGCCGTTCCGAAAGCTCAACCTGTGCAGGATTTCCCCCCCCAGGAAAAGTTACGCAAGGAAAAAGAATTGCTGGGTTTTTATGTATCAGATCATCCATTAAAATCTTTAAGGCAAGCAGCATCACTGCTGAGTCCTATTAACCTTTCACAAATTAAAGAACAAAAAGAAGATACAAAAGTTTGTGCGGTCATCATGCTGAATAATGTCAAAAAAGTGATGACCAACAAAGGCGCTCAAATGGCAATTTTGCAAATAGAAGATTTAACTGCACAATCGGAAGCCGTTGTTTTTTCCAAAACTTATGAACGCATCAGTGAGCAACTCATAGTTGATGTCAGGTTAATTCTCTGGGGTAAAGTAGCTCGGCGAGATGATCAAAATCAACTGATTGTTGAAGATGTCGAAAAAGTCGAGGAAGTAAAAATGGTGATGGTTGAACTAAATCCTCAAGAAGCTGGTGACATTGAACATCTACATCATTTAAAGACAATTTTACAAGAACAGTCAGGGGATAAAGAACAGGCAAGAACGCCAGTAATTGGAATTATACAATCAGAAAATTCTCGCCAATTGGTGCGCTTGGGTTGGCAATTTTGTGTGCAATATTCTGGGAGAACAGTTCAAGCTTTGCAAAACGCCAGATTTACGGCGCATACAAAATCGCTGATTGATAATTGA
- the rpsD gene encoding 30S ribosomal protein S4 has product MSRYRGPRLRIVRRLGELPGLSRKTARRAYPPGQHGQNRKKRSEYAVRLEEKQKIRMNYGLTEKQLLRYVRKARRVTGSTGQVLLQMLEMRLDNTVFRLGMAPTIPAARQLVNHGHVTVNGKRVDIASYQCRPGEVVAIRDREASRKLVEANLQYPGLANLPSHLEFDKAKLTGKVNSVIEREWVALQVNELLVVEYYSRQA; this is encoded by the coding sequence ATGTCCCGATATAGAGGGCCACGCCTCAGAATTGTACGTCGCTTAGGCGAATTGCCAGGATTAAGTCGCAAAACTGCGAGAAGAGCCTATCCACCAGGCCAACATGGTCAGAACCGCAAAAAACGTTCTGAGTATGCAGTCCGTCTAGAAGAAAAACAAAAGATTCGGATGAACTACGGTTTGACCGAGAAGCAACTGCTGCGCTATGTGCGTAAAGCTAGACGCGTCACTGGTTCTACCGGACAAGTGCTGCTACAAATGCTAGAAATGCGCTTGGATAATACCGTTTTTCGCTTGGGAATGGCTCCCACGATTCCAGCTGCTCGCCAACTGGTAAATCACGGTCATGTAACAGTTAACGGTAAGCGAGTTGATATTGCTAGTTACCAGTGTCGTCCCGGTGAAGTAGTTGCAATCAGAGACCGCGAAGCTTCACGGAAGTTGGTAGAAGCCAATTTGCAATACCCCGGTTTAGCCAATCTCCCCAGTCATTTGGAATTTGATAAAGCTAAGTTGACTGGTAAAGTTAATAGCGTCATTGAACGAGAATGGGTGGCGTTACAAGTTAATGAACTGCTTGTTGTGGAATACTACTCACGTCAAGCTTAG
- the moaA gene encoding GTP 3',8-cyclase MoaA has product MNQVDYLRISLIDRCNFRCQYCMPEGAELDYLLKQELLTDAELLTLIQFVFIPVGFTRFRLTGGEPLLRPRFVELVRAVASLPQTQDLSMTTNGFLLASQAQNLYDAGLRRVNISLDSLDSDTFEQIIGNRGRSRWQQVWRGIQAAYNVGFDPLKLNVVVIPGVNDHEILDLAALTIDKQWHVRFIEFMPIGNGDLFGDRGWVSSEDLRQRIRERWGLTKSQIRGAGPADVFQIPGAKGTLGFISQMSECFCDRCNRMRFSADGWLRPCLLNETGQIDLKTALRAGTSTDQLQEQVKQVLAIKPEINFKGRDSGTADIYSYSRTMSQIGG; this is encoded by the coding sequence ATGAACCAGGTAGACTATCTCCGCATTAGCCTCATTGATCGCTGCAATTTTCGTTGTCAGTACTGTATGCCAGAAGGGGCAGAGTTAGATTATCTGCTCAAGCAAGAATTATTAACTGATGCGGAATTGCTGACGCTGATTCAATTTGTATTTATTCCTGTGGGTTTTACCCGGTTTCGGTTGACGGGTGGGGAACCTTTGCTACGCCCCCGTTTTGTGGAGTTGGTCAGGGCGGTCGCATCTTTACCCCAAACTCAAGACCTTTCTATGACTACCAACGGGTTTTTATTAGCCTCCCAAGCCCAAAACCTCTATGATGCTGGTTTACGTCGGGTCAATATTAGCCTGGATTCCCTGGACTCAGACACCTTTGAGCAAATTATCGGCAATCGTGGTCGTTCTCGTTGGCAACAAGTTTGGCGAGGGATTCAAGCTGCTTATAACGTAGGATTTGACCCTTTGAAGCTAAATGTAGTGGTGATTCCTGGTGTCAATGACCACGAAATTCTGGATTTAGCGGCTTTAACTATTGACAAGCAGTGGCACGTCAGGTTTATTGAGTTTATGCCTATTGGTAATGGCGATTTATTTGGCGATCGCGGTTGGGTATCTTCGGAAGATTTACGCCAACGTATCCGTGAGCGCTGGGGCTTGACAAAATCCCAAATTCGTGGTGCTGGGCCTGCTGATGTCTTTCAAATTCCCGGCGCGAAGGGAACCCTGGGATTTATTAGTCAGATGTCAGAATGTTTTTGCGATCGCTGTAACCGAATGCGCTTTTCTGCCGATGGTTGGCTGCGTCCCTGTCTATTAAATGAAACTGGACAAATTGATTTAAAAACGGCGCTGCGTGCTGGTACTAGCACCGACCAACTCCAAGAGCAAGTCAAACAGGTATTAGCAATCAAACCAGAAATTAACTTTAAAGGGCGCGACTCTGGTACTGCCGATATTTATAGTTATAGCCGTACCATGTCGCAAATTGGGGGTTAG
- the kdpC gene encoding K(+)-transporting ATPase subunit C, translating to MSFIRETIKAIRMTLVLWLLTAMIYPLAILIMGQALFPFQAHGSVMVNIQAQAIGSALIGQTFTTEGYFHGRPSSVRYSEGEQASPTGISGASNLAPSNSALLNRIVEQATKLQDENIQPVADLIYTSGSGLDPHISLRAAAQQLSRVARARDLRENEISRLINKYTDRRFLWIFGEPGVNVLRLNYALDLQEINRQ from the coding sequence ATGAGTTTTATTCGCGAAACTATCAAAGCTATTCGCATGACTCTGGTGCTTTGGTTACTAACGGCAATGATTTATCCTCTGGCAATCTTGATCATGGGTCAAGCTTTGTTTCCATTTCAAGCTCATGGCAGTGTTATGGTAAATATACAAGCACAAGCAATTGGTTCGGCTTTAATTGGTCAGACATTCACAACTGAGGGTTATTTTCACGGTCGTCCCAGTAGTGTGAGATATAGCGAAGGAGAACAGGCAAGTCCCACTGGCATTTCTGGTGCTAGTAATCTTGCTCCTAGCAATTCAGCACTGCTAAATCGAATTGTCGAACAGGCTACTAAATTACAAGATGAGAATATTCAACCCGTAGCTGATTTAATTTATACTTCTGGTTCTGGCTTAGACCCACATATTTCTTTGAGAGCAGCTGCCCAGCAGTTAAGCCGAGTTGCTCGCGCCCGTGATCTTCGAGAGAATGAAATATCACGTTTAATTAATAAGTATACTGATAGAAGATTTCTGTGGATTTTTGGTGAGCCTGGTGTCAATGTGCTGCGATTGAATTATGCTCTTGACCTGCAAGAAATTAACCGCCAGTAG
- the kdpB gene encoding potassium-transporting ATPase subunit KdpB gives MNVAPTSKAKSSTFRAGDRRQALKQAKINPKKLYLRAIRDAFVKLHPRYAIKNPVIFLVWLGTLVALVFAIAPNLSGVAQENDPQLFNGLLTGILFLTVWLANFAEALAEGRGKAQADALRATKSETIAKKLALDGTISEVPSMSLRQGDTIYLVAGDIIPADGKVIMGVASVDESAITGETVPILKESGSDVAGSVIGSTRIITDELIIRITADPDKGFIDQMIALLAGKQRSKTPNEITLTIVLGVLSLVSLLAVATLAVFAYYVESPVSVPILIALFVALLPTTIGGLLSAIGIAGMDRVAQFNIIATSGKAVEACGNVNTLILDKTGTITLGNRLAEEFIPINGHSLQEMAHIALAASVFDDTPEGKSIIRLAQSYGGQFEFDLNQAVGVEFSEVTRISGTNLSGGREARKGAVGAIIEFIRLGNGQVPPELNSVYASISQQGGTPLAVCLDQEIYGLIYLKDIIKPGIRERFGQLRRMGINTIMLTGDNQITAAVIAHEAGVNEFIAEATPEDKVRVIHREQAAGKVVAMTGDGTNDAPALAKANVGVVMNTGTQAAKEAANIIDLDSDPTKLIDIVSIGQQLLMTRGVITTFSFANNIAKYFAIIPFIFTATNLQSLNIMNLSSANSAVLSTLIYNALIIPALIPLALRGVQLKYLTANQLLQRHLLIYGFGGIIVPFIAIKLIDLLMATTGWV, from the coding sequence ATGAACGTTGCACCTACCTCTAAAGCTAAATCATCTACTTTTCGTGCTGGCGATCGCCGCCAAGCCCTCAAACAAGCTAAAATAAATCCCAAAAAACTGTATCTCAGAGCCATCAGGGATGCTTTTGTCAAGCTTCATCCCAGATATGCAATTAAAAATCCAGTCATCTTTTTGGTTTGGTTGGGGACACTTGTCGCCCTAGTATTCGCCATTGCTCCCAACTTATCTGGGGTAGCCCAAGAGAATGATCCCCAGCTTTTTAACGGCTTATTGACAGGAATTTTATTTCTCACTGTTTGGCTGGCTAATTTTGCCGAAGCATTGGCCGAAGGACGGGGTAAAGCTCAAGCCGATGCCTTGCGAGCCACCAAGTCAGAGACAATCGCCAAAAAACTCGCTCTAGATGGCACAATTTCCGAAGTTCCTTCCATGTCCCTCAGACAAGGTGACACCATCTATTTGGTAGCCGGCGATATCATTCCGGCTGATGGCAAAGTAATCATGGGTGTAGCTTCGGTGGATGAATCAGCAATTACTGGGGAAACAGTCCCAATCCTCAAAGAATCAGGTTCAGATGTTGCCGGCTCGGTCATCGGTAGTACGCGGATTATCACTGATGAACTAATTATTCGCATCACAGCTGACCCAGATAAAGGGTTTATTGACCAGATGATTGCTTTATTAGCAGGAAAACAACGCAGCAAAACACCCAATGAAATTACCTTGACAATCGTACTAGGAGTTTTGAGCTTAGTTTCTCTGTTAGCCGTGGCCACTTTGGCTGTATTTGCTTACTATGTCGAAAGTCCAGTCAGCGTACCAATTTTGATCGCCCTGTTCGTAGCACTGCTCCCCACTACCATCGGCGGCTTATTAAGTGCCATTGGTATTGCTGGCATGGATCGGGTTGCCCAATTTAACATCATTGCCACCTCTGGAAAAGCCGTGGAAGCCTGTGGAAATGTCAACACCTTAATTCTCGACAAAACAGGCACAATCACCCTTGGTAATCGTTTGGCAGAAGAGTTTATCCCGATCAATGGCCATTCATTACAGGAAATGGCTCATATTGCCTTAGCCGCCAGTGTATTTGATGATACGCCTGAAGGAAAATCAATTATCCGACTCGCACAAAGCTATGGCGGACAATTTGAATTTGATCTTAACCAAGCAGTGGGGGTGGAATTTTCGGAAGTAACCCGAATCAGTGGCACAAACTTGTCCGGGGGGCGTGAAGCCCGTAAGGGAGCAGTAGGAGCAATTATAGAATTTATCCGTCTGGGTAATGGACAAGTTCCCCCAGAACTTAATTCTGTCTACGCAAGCATTTCCCAACAAGGAGGTACACCCCTAGCCGTTTGTCTAGATCAGGAAATTTATGGTCTAATTTATCTGAAAGATATCATTAAACCCGGTATCCGCGAGCGTTTTGGGCAGTTACGCCGCATGGGGATCAATACTATCATGCTCACTGGCGACAACCAGATTACCGCAGCTGTGATTGCCCACGAAGCCGGAGTAAATGAATTTATTGCTGAAGCTACACCAGAGGATAAAGTCAGGGTTATTCACAGAGAACAAGCCGCAGGTAAAGTAGTCGCCATGACAGGAGACGGTACTAATGATGCTCCCGCACTAGCAAAGGCCAATGTCGGCGTTGTCATGAATACAGGTACTCAAGCAGCTAAAGAAGCAGCCAACATCATAGATTTGGACTCTGATCCCACCAAGCTGATTGATATCGTCAGTATTGGTCAACAATTACTGATGACTCGTGGGGTGATAACTACATTTTCCTTTGCTAATAATATTGCTAAATACTTTGCAATTATCCCATTCATCTTTACTGCCACTAATCTGCAAAGTTTGAATATTATGAATTTGTCCAGCGCTAATTCTGCTGTATTATCGACACTCATTTATAATGCTTTGATTATTCCAGCTTTAATTCCCTTGGCTTTGAGAGGTGTTCAGTTAAAATACCTCACAGCTAATCAACTGCTACAACGGCATCTCTTAATTTATGGTTTCGGTGGAATAATTGTACCGTTTATCGCTATTAAATTAATAGATTTGCTCATGGCAACAACAGGGTGGGTATAG
- the kdpA gene encoding potassium-transporting ATPase subunit KdpA: MGQGFWQIGLTLCIVIAIVPVLGRYMARVFLGERTLLDPLMNPIERSFFLLAGVGRKDDLTGGEYIRAVLYSNLVMGILVYSLISFQKLLPWNPNGFDAPSWDILLHTVVSFVTNTDQQHYTGETTLSYFSQVAALGFLMFTSAATGLAVGIAFIRGLTGKKLGNFYVDLTRAITRILLPISVIGAIALVFCGVPQTLDQTLVVQTLEGRTQYIARGPVASFEMIKMLGDNGGGFFGVNSAHPFENPNGAANLIEIIAMIAIPASLIYTYGVFAKNIKQAWLLFWMVFVVLIILISVALGGEQEGNPLVNGTLGLEQPNLEGKEIRLGWTQTALWAVITTATMCGAVNGMHDSLMPSGLFSTLFNLFLRMIWGGQGTGTAYLFIYLILAVFLAGLIVGRTPEFLGRKIERREIILASVVLVIYPIVVLIPSAITLAYPFSLSGITNPGFHGISQVVYEYASAAANNGSGLQGLNNNTLWWNLSTCLSMFAGRYIPIIALLLLADGMSRKPTIPETPNTLKTDSLLFTTATAGLVVILGMLAFFPVLVLGPVAESFKLASGS; encoded by the coding sequence ATGGGACAAGGTTTTTGGCAAATCGGCTTAACGCTATGTATTGTGATAGCAATCGTTCCGGTTTTGGGAAGATACATGGCGCGTGTTTTCTTGGGAGAAAGAACACTGCTTGATCCTTTAATGAACCCTATCGAGCGCAGCTTCTTCCTTTTAGCAGGTGTTGGGAGGAAAGATGATTTGACGGGTGGAGAGTATATTCGGGCAGTATTGTACAGTAACTTGGTTATGGGTATTTTAGTATACTCACTAATATCTTTTCAGAAATTACTACCCTGGAATCCCAACGGCTTTGATGCGCCTAGCTGGGATATATTGCTGCACACAGTTGTTTCATTTGTCACAAATACCGACCAGCAACACTACACAGGCGAAACCACCTTAAGTTATTTTAGCCAGGTAGCAGCTTTAGGCTTTTTGATGTTCACCTCAGCAGCCACAGGTTTAGCGGTAGGAATTGCCTTTATTCGGGGTTTGACAGGCAAAAAACTGGGTAACTTTTACGTTGATCTGACTCGTGCCATCACAAGGATATTACTACCTATCTCAGTCATTGGAGCGATCGCCTTAGTTTTCTGCGGTGTCCCGCAAACATTAGATCAAACCCTGGTTGTGCAAACCTTAGAGGGTAGAACCCAATATATTGCTAGAGGGCCAGTAGCATCCTTTGAGATGATTAAAATGTTGGGTGATAACGGTGGCGGTTTCTTTGGCGTTAACTCAGCCCACCCCTTTGAAAATCCCAATGGCGCTGCTAATTTAATCGAAATCATCGCCATGATTGCCATTCCAGCATCCTTAATTTACACCTATGGCGTATTTGCTAAAAATATCAAACAGGCTTGGCTGCTATTTTGGATGGTATTTGTGGTTTTGATCATTTTAATTTCAGTAGCACTCGGCGGAGAACAAGAAGGTAATCCCCTCGTCAATGGCACATTGGGATTAGAACAACCTAATTTAGAGGGCAAAGAAATTCGATTGGGTTGGACACAAACAGCACTCTGGGCAGTTATCACTACCGCCACCATGTGCGGCGCTGTCAACGGGATGCATGATTCCTTAATGCCATCCGGCTTATTTTCCACCTTATTCAACTTATTCCTTCGCATGATCTGGGGAGGACAGGGAACTGGAACAGCTTACCTATTTATTTACCTGATTTTGGCTGTATTCTTGGCGGGGTTAATAGTGGGACGCACCCCAGAATTTTTAGGGCGCAAAATTGAAAGACGAGAAATCATCCTTGCTAGTGTGGTGCTGGTGATTTATCCCATTGTAGTTTTAATTCCCAGTGCCATTACATTGGCTTATCCTTTTTCCCTATCTGGAATTACTAACCCTGGATTTCACGGCATTTCCCAAGTAGTTTATGAATATGCTTCAGCTGCTGCAAACAATGGCTCTGGTTTACAGGGATTGAATAACAACACCTTATGGTGGAATTTAAGTACCTGTTTGAGTATGTTTGCTGGGCGCTACATTCCGATTATTGCCCTTTTGCTCTTAGCTGATGGTATGTCTCGTAAACCAACAATCCCAGAAACCCCTAATACCCTCAAAACAGATTCACTGTTATTTACCACCGCCACGGCTGGATTAGTGGTGATTTTGGGAATGTTGGCTTTCTTTCCTGTATTGGTTTTAGGTCCGGTTGCCGAAAGTTTTAAACTAGCTTCCGGTAGTTAA